In Cucurbita pepo subsp. pepo cultivar mu-cu-16 unplaced genomic scaffold, ASM280686v2 Cp4.1_scaffold001744, whole genome shotgun sequence, the genomic stretch AAATCTCGAAGATGATAACCCATCTCTGTTCTCTTCGTCAAGCTCCAACCTCCCTGTTTGTCTCAACTTTTCCGAGTTCTTCTCCTTCACCGCCCAATGTCGGAGCAATCCCTCACCGGATTTCACTTGAGCGCCATCCTCTCGGAAACCGAAGCTTCAACAGCAAAAGAAACGGGATTATCTGTGCGGCAATCTTGCCTGTGGATCCATGGGCGCCCAACATCGATTCTCAGAGCGTAGCCTCACAGATCTTTGCCTTTTCCCTGTTTCCGTACATCGGTTTCTTGTACTTCATCACCAAATCGAAGACGGCACCGAAGCTCACTCTCTTCGGATTCTATTTCTTGCTTGCCTTCGTTGGCGCTACCAGTGAGTTCTCCTAGTTCATCTCCtttgttttaggttttaatttgatttacaGTTCGATGTGAATATCTGTTCCCTTTTGTTTTGAGTTCCATTGAAATTGATCGCAAAAGTTCTTGAAATTCTATAGCAATTGGCATGTGCGTCTACGAATTACCACTGATTTTGAAGCTTTGAATGATTAGATTCGGATGTTTCTACCCGTTTGTATCCATTTTGTTGAATGAAAAGTTTACCTAACGCCTATTGTTCATTGCTGATAATTACTTGATTTCGACTCATGTTGGGCACAACTCTGCAGTTCCTGCTGGAATATATGGTAATTATAGCTCATCAAACAACATTTTCTGTTCATATggctttcttttttgcttaATTTCCAATGGTTTTGCTCTCTTGGAACAGCAAAGGTTCAATATGGAACCTCCTTGTCTAATGTTGATTGGTTACATGGAGGGGCTGAATCGCTTCTCACTCTGACAAATCTATTCATTGTGTTGGGTTTGAGAGGAGCTCTTAGGAAGTATGAGAAGGATGAAATCTCTACTTCCTCGCCTGTTCTCGAgttggagaaagagaaggcTTGAGTTCtttgtttagaatcattcaaattagacatgatcgatcttgctggTAGAgtaattcaaatctcaaataagttttcttatcttgagatattcaattAGCGAGGTAATCCAAATCTTGTGGACTAGTTTAATGCTTTTACTGTTGCAGCCATACTGCTGTCTATTGTACACAGTTTCTTCACTCTAGTTTATAGCTTTTTATCAAGAACTTTATCTGAGTAACAATAGCTACAAGGAACTATCATGAATTCATAGAGTTCCAATCCATCcttttttgaactttattGGTTGTTCCACGTAGTGTATGGTGTCACGATCGTACTTTTACTTGACGTTTGTAAACGATTGTACGACGCTCACTCTCACCGTTGAGTGAGTCCGCCAACGTATACCCAAACCTCTGGCCCTGCtttaagaagaaggttttaaaGACGGGGTTagagagattttaaaaagagaattagaaagcaagatttgagaggAACGAAGAAAGTAATTTTATAGGCTATAAGCGAAAAGACAACCCAACAACTTGACAATAAGTAGCATCTCCTGTAGTAGATTCTGagacatttcaaatttatcaGACATAGATATGATTTTGTCGAAACGTCATACACTTACAACATTAGTGCTTTTAGCATACAACCATGGACAAGACATCTTAGACGAACATAACCGTCTTATGCcttctcattttattttttagttatcaATGTTTACAACATTTTGCTTTAATGTATACCCTAAACAAATACTTgattaaatttcaaacctGGGATCAATCTAGAA encodes the following:
- the LOC111786481 gene encoding uncharacterized protein LOC111786481, giving the protein MITHLCSLRQAPTSLFVSTFPSSSPSPPNVGAIPHRISLERHPLGNRSFNSKRNGIICAAILPVDPWAPNIDSQSVASQIFAFSLFPYIGFLYFITKSKTAPKLTLFGFYFLLAFVGATIPAGIYAKVQYGTSLSNVDWLHGGAESLLTLTNLFIVLGLRGALRKYEKDEISTSSPVLELEKEKA